The Pyxidicoccus sp. MSG2 DNA segment CGGCGCGACCCGGGCGAGCCGGAACACGGGCCCCTCGTGGGGCCGTGCATCGAGCTTTGCCTCGAGCTCCTCCTCGGAGGTGCTGCTCCCGTCGAGCAGCTCGAGCACGGTGGCGGAGACCTCGCGAGGCACCTGGACGGCAGTGCCCGTCCCGGGCAGGAGGAGGTACTCCGTCCGTAGCACCTCGTGGCGCGCGAGGACGTCCGTCGCGGCCTGGGTGAGGCGCGGCACGTCCAGCGCTCCTTCGAGCAGGAGGACGCATCGGGGGCGCCAGGCCTCACCCGGCTCCGCTTGTTGGAGGGTCCAGAGGTGCCGTTGCTGGGGGGAGAGCCGGAATCCGGAGGGGGTCGGCATGGCGTGCAGCTCCTCGGGGTTGTCGTTCACCCCGGATCCGTTCGAGGGAAGTCGTCCCAGGAGAAGGGATGGGCGAGGGCGGCCAGTACCCGGCGCGGGCCGACGAAAGGCGCGCGGCCGTGCGCGGCCAGCAGGTTGTCGACGAGGAGCACGTCGCCTTCCCGCCAGGGGAAGCTCACCGTCTCCTCGTGGTACGCGGCGCGCAGTTGCTCGAGCACGTGGGGCTCGATGGGCGAGCCATCACCGTAATAGGTGTTGTTGGGAAGCGCCTCCTCCCCGAGCTCCGCGCGCAGCGCCGCGCCGACCTCGGGAGGGAGTGTCGAGACGTGGAAGAACGTGGCGTGGTTGAACCACACGGGCTCGCCGGTGACGGGGTGCTGGCCCGCGGCGCGGCGGCGCTGCCGGGTCTTCAAGTGCTGGCCGTCCTTCCACTCGAACTCGATGCCATTGCGGCGGCAGTAGTCCTCCACGGCTGCCCTGTCCTCCGTCTGGAAGGCGGTGCGCCAGGAGAGGCCGAACCGGTCGTCGAAGTTGCGGACGTACAGGTAGCCCTGCTCCAGGAAGCGGGCGCGCACGGAAGCCGGGAGGCGCTGATAGATGCGGCGTGTGTCGGCGAGGGGCGTCTGTCCGCCCTCGCGCGCGGCCGTGACGCAGCAGAAGACGAGCCGCAGCGGGAAGGTCAGATTGTAGGACTGCTCGTTGTGCAAAAAGATGGGCTCGCTCGGAGGGTGGTCCGTCGAGGTGTAGATGTGGCCTCGCACCACGGAGCGCGGTGACGAGCGCTCTTCGTAGGCGAGTGGCTCTCCGGCGATGGCGCGAGTGACGGGCTCCAGGGCCTCGGCGGAGCGGATGTCGAAGCCGCGGAAGAGCAGGGCACCGTGGGCGTGGAGGCGAGCCTCGATGAGCTCCCGGTGGCTTCGGGCCCACTCGGTCAGGACGAGCTCCCGGAGCGAGGGTCTGACCACCAGCGGCAGACGCGAGCCGGGTTGAAGCTCCTCGAAGTGGACCGAGTCCGCTCCGGATGCGCCGAGCTCCCTCCTGCGGAGGGAAGGCAGTGGCTTCCTGCTCTTGGGCTCCATGTGCGTGCTATCCCTCGCTCTTGCGCCGGATGTTCCGGAACTTCTCGGCCCGTGCTCCGCGGAGCGCCTCGGCCTGGGTGAGCTTCCGCTGCCGGTGGAGCTCGGCGAGCGTGTCCCGGAGCTCCTCCAGTGTTGCGTCCGGCCGTCCGGTGGCGGCGGTGAGCAGGGCTTCGAAATCGCCAGCCAGCCGGGAGATGGCCGCGGCGTCGAAGAGCGCCGTGCTGTAGCGGAGGGAGCCCCCCAGGCGGCCCGAGGACTCGGAGAGGATCACCGACAGGTCGAAGGGTGAGCCCCCATCATCCACCGGGAGCTGGCGCGAGGTGAGCCCGGGCAGGGCGAGCTCAGGCAGGGGCGCGTTCTCCAGGACGAACATCACCTGGAAGAGCGGGTTGTAGCGCGCGTCTCTCGGGGG contains these protein-coding regions:
- a CDS encoding TauD/TfdA family dioxygenase; translation: MEPKSRKPLPSLRRRELGASGADSVHFEELQPGSRLPLVVRPSLRELVLTEWARSHRELIEARLHAHGALLFRGFDIRSAEALEPVTRAIAGEPLAYEERSSPRSVVRGHIYTSTDHPPSEPIFLHNEQSYNLTFPLRLVFCCVTAAREGGQTPLADTRRIYQRLPASVRARFLEQGYLYVRNFDDRFGLSWRTAFQTEDRAAVEDYCRRNGIEFEWKDGQHLKTRQRRRAAGQHPVTGEPVWFNHATFFHVSTLPPEVGAALRAELGEEALPNNTYYGDGSPIEPHVLEQLRAAYHEETVSFPWREGDVLLVDNLLAAHGRAPFVGPRRVLAALAHPFSWDDFPRTDPG